In one Rhopalosiphum padi isolate XX-2018 chromosome 3, ASM2088224v1, whole genome shotgun sequence genomic region, the following are encoded:
- the LOC132926546 gene encoding sterol carrier protein 2 — translation MSKPKVYVVGVGMTKFEKPGRREDFDYPQMAVESVTKALQDAKISIQKVDQACVGYVYGDSTCGQRALYEVGMTGIPIYNVNNNCSTGSTALYLGKQIIESQNAQCVLVLGFEKMESGSLSAKFLDRTNPMDKHVTLMGDLVGLDGAPITAQLFGNAALEYMNKNGIKPETLAKIAYKNHKHSVNNPYSQFQKEYSLKEILESPKVFGPLTKLQCCPTSDGSAAAILASEKFVIENNLQDQAIEIVGMEMATDPPTTFSGQSCVQIIGYDMTKLAADKLFSKTTIKPEDVDVVELHDCFSANELITYDALGLCKPGKAGEFVESGSNTYGGQVVVNPSGGLISKGHPLGATGIAQCSELYWQLLGKADKRQVPGAKVALQQNIGLGGAVIVALYKQGFPKTSQTPKKEVAKPTTDKDPTIFKVYKIFKILEEAMLDDKENIIERVRGIYCFKVTNTQGKEGMWIIDAKNGKGSITFYGTGKPDVTFTMKDEDVVELISGKLNPQKAFFQGKIKIQGNMGLALKLVDLQKLMSHKIAELRAKL, via the exons ATGTCCAAGCCCAAAGTATACGTCGTTGGAGTCGGTATGACCAAG TTTGAAAAACCTGGTCGTAGAGAAGACTTTGATTACCCACAAATGGCTGTTGAATCTGTTACTAAAGCTCTACAAGATGCAAAAATCAGCATACAGAAAGTGGATCAAGCGTGTGTGGGATATGTAtatg gcgATTCTACTTGTGGACAAAGAGCTTTGTATGAAGTAGGAATGACtggaatacctatttataatgtcaataataattgttcaactGGATCTACAGCCTTATATTTGGGTAAACAAATTATCGAATCTCAAAATGCACAATGTGTATTAGTACTTGGTTTTGAAAAAATGGAATCCGGATCATTGTCTgctaaa tttttagatcGGACAAATCCAATGGATAAACATGTGACGCTAATGGGTGATTTAGTTGGTTTAGATGGAGCACCAATAACTGCACAGCTTTTTGGAAATGCCGCTTTggaatatatgaataaaaacggCATTAAACCTGAAACACTTGCTAAGATTGCATACAAGAACCACAAACATTCAGTTAATAATcc atattCTCAATTCCAAAAAGAATATTCATTAAAAGAAATCCTTGAATCACCCAAAGTATTTGGTCCCTTAACTAAACTTCAATGTTGCCCAACATCTGATGGATCTGCAGCAGCTATTTTAGCATCTGAAAAATTTGTCATTGAAAATAACCTTCAGGATCAAGCAATTGAAATTGTTGGAATGGAGATGGCTACTGACCCACCGACCACATTCTCTGGTCAAAGCTGTGTTCAAAta ataGGATATGACATGACCAAATTGGCAGCTGATAAATTGTTTAGTAAGACTACTATCAAACCAGAAGATGTTGATGTAGTAGAATTACATGATTGTTTCTCTGCAAATGAATTAATCACATATGACGCTTTGGGCCTTTGTAAACCAGGAAAAGCTGGAGAGTTTGTTGAGTCTGGTTCAAATACTTATGGAGGACAAGTAGTTGTAAACCCAAGTGGTGGTTTAATTTCTAAAGGCCATCCTTTGGGTGCTACAG GAATTGCACAATGTAGTGAATTGTATTGGCAACTACTTGGTAAAGCTGACAAAAGACAAGTACCAGGCGCTAAGGTGGCTCTTCAACAAAACATTGGTTTGGGTGGTGCGGTCATAGTAGCTTTATACAAACAAGGGTTTCCTAAGACTTCACA aaCACCAAAAAAAGAAGTGGCCAAGCCAACTACGGATAAAGATCCAACTATTTTTAAggtttataaaattttcaaaattctcgAAGAAGCCATGTTAGATGACAAGGAAAATATCATTGAAAGAGTACgtggtatttattgttttaaagttaCCAACACCCAAGGAAAGGAAGGGATGTGGATTATTGATGCAAAAAACGGAAAAGGAAGTATTACGTTTTACGGCACag GCAAACCAGATGTAACATTTACAATGAAAGATGAGGATGTTGTTGAACTGATATCAGGGAAGTTAAATCCTCAAAAAGCATTTTTCCAAggcaaaatcaaaattcaaggAAACATGGGCTTAGCATTAAAATTAGTTGATTTGCAAAAACTCATGAGTCACAAAATAGCTGAGCTACgagcaaaattataa